One window of the Colletotrichum destructivum chromosome 6, complete sequence genome contains the following:
- a CDS encoding Putative RTA-like protein, with the protein MSTGLPPGVPPNVKVFGPGANCTLDICPVEMSVYGYRPDLAANITFLALYLISAAIHVYLGFRWKTWFFMICMVFGAANAVLGYAGRIVMYYNPFNFAAFMVQIICITSGPVYYSAAIYVTLAAAIKYFSPSLSRFQPNLFYWIFIPCDVVCLIFQAVGGALSTASAGSSQIGVDMALVGLSLQVVVMVAFCAFFADYLIRYFRAGSTERFGTRAKLFFGFMALAIVLILVRCSYRLVELRNGYRGELIRDEPIFIGLEGVMVISAVFCLMISHPGFVFKKNAKEDDSESTPQSFEMNECHSTFRSRI; encoded by the exons ATGTCAACCGGTCTTCCCCCCGGCGTGCCCCCGAACGTCAAGGTCTTCGGGCCGGGCGCGAACTGCACGCTCGACATATGCCCGGTCGAGATGAGCGTCTACGGCTACCGGCCAGACCTGGCCGCGAACATCACGTTCCTCGCCCTGTACCTGATAtccgccgccatccacgTCTACCTTGGGTTCCGGTGGAAGACGTGGTTTTTTATGATCTGCATGGTCTTCGgggccgccaacgccgtgcTGGGCTACGCGGGTCGGATCGTCATGTACTACAACCCGTTCAACTTCGCGGCTTTCATGGTCCAGATCA TCTGTATCACCAGCGGTCCGGTCTATTACTCCGCGGCCATCTATGTGACGCTTGCTGCAGC GATCAAGTACTTCTCGCCCTCTTTGTCCCGCTTCCAGCCGAACCTCTTCTACTGGATCTTCATTCCCTGCGACGTTGTCTGCCTTATCTTCCAGgcagtcggcggcgccctgtCCACCGCGTCGGCCGGTAGCAGCCAGATTGGCGTCGACATGGCTCTCGTCGGCCTCAGCCTgcaggtggtggtgatggttgCGTTCTGCGCCTTCTTCGCAGACTACCTCATCCGGTACTTCCGGGCGGGCTCGACGGAGCGTTTCGGCACGAGGGCCAAGCTGTTCTTCGGGTTCATGGCGCTggccatcgtcctcatcctgGTGCGCTGCTCGTACCGCCTGGTGGAGCTGCGCAACGGGTACAGGGGCGAGCTGATCCGCGACGAGCCCATCTTCATCGGGTTGGAGGGAGT CATGGTGATCTCCGCCGTCTTCTGTCTAATGATTTCCCACCCGGGATTCGTGTTTAAGAAAAACGCCAAGGAGGACGACTCGGAATCGACTCCGCAAAGCTTCGAGATGAACGAGTGCCATTCCACGTTCAGATCCAGGATTTGA
- a CDS encoding Putative major facilitator superfamily, MFS transporter superfamily → MDQILEDSVAVWSRELDNRLGTGDDFHLEDFYVEPVSDSRYGSQVEILSSFTELHDGSVRKQDPEKREIQLATLDLQYGWRLWLNIGCLAFGLFLSSLETTIIATSLVSIASDLGSFNKSNWVVTSYLLTYTGFLIIFARISDLFGRKGTVLVSLTVFTLFSLACGVSQTMEQLIVFRAFQGMGGAGLYSMAVSVITEITPLKYIGISSGLMGSIFAMSSLLGPNLGGAITQHSTWRWVFYLK, encoded by the exons ATGGACCAAATCCTAGAAGACAGCGTCGCCGTCTGGAGCAGAGAGCTAGACAACCGCTTAGGCACAGGCGACGATTTCCATCTCGAAGACTTCTACGTCGAACCCGTCTCCGACTCCCGCTATGGATCGCAGGTGGAGATCCTCTCTTCGTTCACGGAGCTGCACGACGGCTCCGTCCGGAAGCAGGACCCCGAAAAGAGAGAGATTCAACTGGCTACTCTGGATCTCCAGTATGGGTGGCGTCTTTGGCTCAACATTGGATG TCTGGCCTTTGGGCTTTTCTTGTCCAGCCTCGAGACAACAATAATAGCTACGTCTTTAGTGTCCATAGCGTCGGATCTGGGGAGCTTCAACAAATCGAATTGGGTGGTCACGTCGTATCTTTTAACATATACAG GGTTTCTGATCATCTTCGCCAGGATCAGTGACTTGTTCGGCCGCAAGGGCACAGTTCTCGTCTCTTTAACAGTATtcaccctcttctccttggcctgtGGCGTGTCCCAGACCATGGAACAGCT GATCGTTTTCCGAGCATTCCAGGGCATGGGGGGCGCTGGGCTATACAGCATGGCCGTATCCGTCATCACCGAAATCACGCCTCTGAAGTACATCGGCATATCATCTGGGTTGATGGGCTCAATCTTCGCCATGTCGAGCCTGCTGGGCCCCAATCTTGGTGGCGCCATCACGCAGCATAGCACTTGGCGTTGGGTCTTCTATCTCAAGTAG
- a CDS encoding Putative ankyrin repeat-containing domain superfamily, whose translation MTTYSLKEDRPFRENDKYGLEVPEIADFYCPDHPLMQQLCDACARGQLDEFKRLVEEWKAKGAAATPPPGPEHYPLGTLEPILFFAVRQHQHQIVAYLLDEGLKRSELVMVHVHEFRCRPPMLQVMLDRGWDINFTNSPADPPRLAFVLDDKELVEWYLAHGADPNAEAKYGWTPWLRAIVRAPLDVIKIMHAAGGRMDLAVPFVCFGRNYRSDKSPERLDVLRYLLDNGADINARLFAHNHYNRGAYFDPGPALNLALGGGQDDIAKELLDRGARTDIPAGEMMGHVTALERAREKDVSPHLLAKVEECRRREVAEAAKGTPTEDAD comes from the exons ATGACGACGTACAGTCTCAAAGAAGACAGGCCGTTCCGCGAGAACGACAAGTACGGCTTGGAAGTACCGGAGATTGCAGATTTTTATTGCCCAGACCACCCGTTGATGCAGCAGCTATGCGACGCCTGTGCCCGCGGCCAGCTTGACGAGTTTAAGAGACTAGTTGAGGAGTGGAAGGCGAAGGGCGCAGCGGCCACGCCCCCTCCCGGCCCAGAACACTACCCGTTAGGTACCCTGGAGCCTATACTCTTCTTCGCAGTCCGACAACACCAGCATCAGATCGTGGCCtacctgctcgacgagggcctgaAGCGCAGTGAGCTGGTGATGGTCCACGTGCACGAATTTCGGTGCCGCCCGCCCATGTTGCAGGTCATGCTCGATCGCGGCTGGGATATCAACTTCACAAACAGTCCGGCCGACCCGCCACGTCTAGC ATTTGTGCTAGACGACAAGGAACTTGTCGAGTGGTATCTGGCTCATGGCGCCGATCCCAACGCTGAGGCCAAGTACGGCTGGACTCCCTGGCTGCGCGCCATAGTGCGGGCGCCGCTCGATGTGATCAAGATAATGCACGCGGCAGGCGGCCGGATGGATCTGGCTGTGCCATTCGTGTGTTTCGGCCGCAACTATCGCTCCGACAAGTCCCCGGAGCGTCTGGACGTGCTGCGGTACCTGCTCGACAACGGCGCGGACATCAACGCTCGCTTATTCGCGCATAACCACTATAACCGGGGTGCCTACTTCGACCCGGGCCCCGCCCTCAACCTGGCTCTGGGGGGCGGTCAGGACGATATCGCGAAGGAGCTGCTTGACCGTGGCGCCCGCACCGACATTCCGGCGGGAGAGATGATGGGACACGTCACGGCTCTGGAAAgggcgagggagaaagaCGTTTCGCCGCACCTTTTGGCCAAAGTTGAGGAGTGTAGACGGCGGGAAGTCGCAGAGGCGGCGAAAGGGACACCAACGGAAGATGCAGACTGA